A genomic window from Glycine soja cultivar W05 chromosome 10, ASM419377v2, whole genome shotgun sequence includes:
- the LOC114371701 gene encoding uncharacterized protein LOC114371701 produces MGWGGFALKCKLQNLKQRLKNWSKDNIGDLCNKVKQLQQKMNDLENSLTAQHSDQQVQELKKIQAELWEKATLHESIVRQKSRSKWVKEGDSNTSYFHKIINYSRRRNALRRMLIDGIWVENPNLVKAEILQHFQSRFNEPHLLRPNLDGVSFNVLTPIQREMMVEPFKEGEIRCAVWACGIDKSLGPDAFNFRFIKHFWKELKPEFLRFIAEFHVNASFPKGLNSSFIALIPKIKDPQSISDFRPISLIGCVYKVIAKLLDNVKAVKAILRSSEMVSGLRINLSKSQFGPIGQSEDWCCLAADYLNCALLHFPFCYLGLPIGINPRRKVVWEPIIRKFEARLNKWNQRSISMAGRITLINVVLIALPLFYLSFFKARIVVINKLTVIQRHFLWGGNLKVKKIAWVPWRQVCASRERGGLGIKDIKALNNALLIKWKWLMFHQSDQLWSRILISKYRGWRGLEEGPPKQHFSHWWSNLRSINQHQSMADVSKQFIWKVGRGDQILFWEDSGVDSGITLKDKFPKLYQISSQRLQTVADMGSFYENGWEWKFSWRRNLFDNEMGIASIFIDQTAAISLNASLKDTWVWGA; encoded by the coding sequence ATGGGGTGGGGTGGTTTTGCTCTAAAATGCAAGTTACAAAACCTCAAACAAAGGTTGAAAAATTGGAGTAAAGACAATATAGGAGATTTGTGCAACAAGGTGAAGCAGCTTCAACAGAAGATGAATGATTTGGAGAATTCTTTGACAGCTCAGCATTCTGACCAACAAGTCCAAGAgctgaagaaaattcaagctgaACTTTGGGAAAAGGCTACTCTTCATGAATCTATTGTGAGACAGAAGTCAAGAAGCAAATGGGTCAAAGAGGGGGACAGTAATACCTCCTACTTTCACAAAATTATTAACTATAGTAGGAGGAGAAATGCCTTGAGGAGGATGCTGATTGATGGTATCTGGGTGGAAAATCCTAATTTGGTTAAGGCAGAAATTCTGCAGCATTTCCAGAGTAGATTCAATGAACCTCATCTGCTCAGACCTAACCTGGATGGGGTTTCATTCAATGTCCTAACTCCTATTCAGAGGGAGATGATGGTCGAGCCTTTTAAAGAGGGGGAGATAAGGTGTGCAGTGTGGGCTTGCGGCATTGACAAAAGCCTGGGGCCAGATGCGTTTAATTTCAGGTTTATTAAGCATTTTTGGAAGGAGCTGAAACCTGAGTTTCTAAGGTTTATTGCAGAATTTCATGTGAATGCTTCATTTCCTAAGGGACTCAATTCCTCATTCATTGCCCTTATTCCTAAGATTAAGGACCCTCAATCTATTAGTGATTTCAGACCTATTTCCCTCATAGGATGTGTTTACAAAGTAATTGCTAAATTACTAGATAATGTTAAAGCTGTGAAGGCCATTCTTAGAAGTTCTGAGATGGTTTCTGGCCTGAGAATCAATCTTTCTAAGAGCCAATTTGGACCAATTGGGCAATCTGAGGATTGGTGTTGTCTTGCTGCTGATTACTTAAATTGTGCCCTGCTTCATTTTCCCTTCTGCTACCTAGGGCTGCCAATAGGAATTAATCCGAGAAGAAAGGTGGTGTGGGAGCCTATAATCAGAAAATTCGAGGCTAGGTTGAACAAATGGAACCAGAGAAGCATTTCTATGGCTGGCAGAATCACTCTAATTAATGTTGTCCTAATAGCATTACCCTTGTTTTATCTGTCTTTTTTCAAGGCCCGTATAGTAGTGATTAATAAACTAACTGTCATTCAAAGACACTTTCTTTGGGGTGGCAACTTAAAAGTGAAGAAGATCGCTTGGGTACCTTGGAGACAAGTGTGTGCCTCTAGAGAAAGGGGAGGATTGGGAATCAAAGACATTAAGGCCCTCAATAATGCACTATTAATTAAATGGAAATGGTTGATGTTTCATCAATCAGATCAACTTTGGAGCAGGATTCTGATTTCGAAGTACAGGGGTTGGAGAGGCTTGGAAGAGGGGCCACCAAAGCAACATTTCTCTCACTGGTGGTCTAACTTGAGGTCCATTAATCAACATCAGAGTATGGCTGATGTCTCCAAGCAGTTTATTTGGAAGGTGGGTAGGGGAGATCAAATACTTTTCTGGGAGGACTCTGGGGTTGATAGTGGGATAACCCTTAAAGATAAATTCccaaaattatatcaaatttcCTCTCAAAGACTACAGACTGTAGCAGATATGGGCTCTTTCTATGAAAATGGGTGGGAATGGAAGTTCTCTTGGAGGCGAAATCTGTTTGACAATGAGATGGGGATAGCTTCAATATTTATTGATCAAACTGCTGCTATCAGCCTAAATGCTAGTTTGAAGGACACTTGGGTGTGGGGAGCTTAA